TGTTTAAATGGATAGTGATGTAATGCAGAGCGATAACAAAGGTATTTACCATTACAGGATTTCTTCTTAAGACAGCTTAAGAAAGTTATACCGCTTAAAACACAAATGAATATTTAAGATATTTTGTTATATTAGAATTATGAAATCCTTTTCTCATTTTCTGCTGGTCCTTGTACTGGCGTATCTGGCGGGCACTGTGCTTCCCTGGTGGAGCGTAGCCCTGGTGGCCTTTGTGGTGACATTGGTGCTGCCGTTGTCTCCTGGCAAGTCCTTCTTCAGTGCGTTCCTCTCCGTGTTCATACTGTGGCTGGTGCTGGCATTTTATATGGATGTACGCAACGACCACCTGTTGGCCAACCGGATGAGCGAAATGATCCTGCAGGTGCGCAGCGCGCCGTTACTGGGAGTTATCAGTGCGCTCATTGGCGGACTGGTGGCCGGTTTCGCAGCCAGCAGCGCTGCCTTTATCCGGGCTCCCAGGAAGATCGTGTCCTAGCTTATCATGTGCTGTTAAATTTGTGGTAAAACGGTAGGTGCTTCATTTGCGTACATACCTGGTAGTTATTTTTGAGATATGATGAAATACTTACCGACCCTGTTTTTACTCCTGTTTACTACCTACTGTGAAGCCGCTATTGTCAAAGGTTTGGTGACCGATGACAAAAATAACCCGCTACCTTTTGCCACTGTTCTGATAAAAGGGACGACGACCGGTACCACTACCAACGCTGCCGGCCAGTACCAACTGGAGGTACCGTCCGGTCAACATGCACTCGTTTGCCAGTATATCGGTTACCGTAAGACGGAGAAAGTAATTCAGGTCGATATTACTCCCCAGGTCCTCAACTTCACGCTGTCGCCTGTCAACCTTCAGATCAAAGAGGTCGTGGTGAAAGCAGGAGGTGAAGACCCCGCCTATGCCATCATCCGGCAGGCCATCAAAAAAAGGGCTTTCTATCAGCAACAGGTCCAGGAATACACCTGTATGTCCTATATCAAGGGCACCATCAGAATGACGGGTACGCCCAATAAGTTCCTGGGCAAAAAAATCGATAAGGAAGACATGGGAGTGGACAGTGCCGGTAAAGGCATGGTGTTCCTGTCGGAATCGGTGACTAAAATTTCTTCCCGTATGCCGGATAAACTGAAGCTGGAAGTGATCTCCGACCGTAAGAGCGGCGGCGGCTTCGGTATGAGTTTCCCGGCTTTCATCAGCTTTTATGATAATAACGTGTCTGCCGTTATCACGCAGATGGGCCCCAGAGGCTATATCTCACCCATTTCACAAAATGCGCTGTCATACTACAAATACCGGCTCGAGGGCGAGTTCCTGGAAGACGGCCGTATGGTCAATAAGATAAAAGTGATCCCTAAAAGGAAGCAGGAGCCGCTGTTTGCCGGCTATATCTTTATCACCGACGGCGATTGGCGCATTCATAGCACCGACCTGGTACTAACCAGCGAATACCAGCTGGAGCTGATGGATACGCTGCGCATCCGTCAAACGCATGTGCCGGTGTCCGGCGAGGTATGGCGCGTTAAAGACCAGGTACTGTATATGTCGGTCGATAAATTCGGCTTCGGTATGGTCGGTAATTTCGTGAACGTATATTCGGACTACAACCTGCACCCGAACTTCGGGCCGAAGTACTTTGACAACACATTCCTGAAATACGATTCCGCGTTTGATAAAAAAGAAGCAGTGTACTGGGACAGTATCCGGCCGGTGCCCTTGGAGGAGGCCGAGTCCCGCGATTACCATCAGAAAGACAGCACTGCCCGCGCCAACAGGCTGGCGGCCATGAATGGCAATACGCTGGATTCGCTGCGTAAAAAACAAAAGCCGGTGAAGGTAATGGACGTGTTGTGGGGCGGTGTTAACCGCAAGTTGTATTTCCGCCGTGACAGCGCTATTGCGTCGCATATGTTGTATGTGAACGGTTTGGCCAAATCCCTTAAATATAATACGGTGGAAGGTTTGGTGCTGGCGTTGGAACCGCGGCTGCAGCTGAACCTGGGAGAGGAGCGGCAACTACGGATATCTCCGTATGTGCGTTACGGTTTGAGCAATACTCACCTCAACGCTTATACGTTTTTGACCTATAGTGCCAATAGCCGTGTGCGCCAGCGTTATGGCCGCAACGACTGGACGCTGGGCGGTGGCAAACGTGTCAGTCAGTTCAACCAGGATAACCCGATTGATAACATCGCCAATGAATTTTATACGCTGCTGCTGAAGGAGAACTATATGAAACTGTATGAAAATTGGTTTGGCCAGTTGCGCTACAGCCGCACGTTTCAGACCAACGACCGGTTGACTGCCGGTGTGCGTTATGAAAGCCGCATCCCGGTAGAGAATACCACAGACTTTACCTTCTTTAAAAACGATAAAAAGCAGTTTACGCCCAATCATCCGGAAGAACTGGCGCAGGTGCCGTTTGAACGGCATCAGGCCTTTATTGTGGACCTGAGCTTCCGTTACCAGCCGGGGCAACAGTTTGTGGAGTTGCCGGACCGCAAGATGCCGCTGGGCTCCAAATATCCGACCTTTGAGCTGGCCTACAGCAAAGGCATTCCAAATGTGGGCAACAGTGTGGTGGATTTCGACAAATGGAAGTTATCGGTGTTTGACAATATGAACTTCAAACTGTTTGGTGAATTCCGTTACCGTGTTACCGCCGGCGGTTTCCTAAATGACCGTAATGTACAGATACCTGACTTTCAGCACTTCAATGGCAACCAGACGTTTTACAATACCAAATACCTGAACAGTTTCCAGTTAGCGCCGTATTATCGTTATAGCACTACAGCGCCGTTTTTTATGACAGCCAATGTGGAGCACCATTTCAATGGGCTGCTGACCAATAAAATACCTTTGCTGAACAGGCTGAAATGGAATCTGGTAGCTGGTTCCAATGCATTTTATGTAAATGATAAAAACAACTATGTGGAAGCGTTCCTCGGATTGGAAAATATTCTGAAAGTGCTCAGGGTTGATGTGGTGGCCGGTTATCAGAGCCAGGACAATACACGTATAGGCGTCAGAGTGGGAATGGGAGGGGTGTTCGGAAATTTAATAAAGCTGGACCAGTAGGGGTGTTGACAACATATTTGGTTATTTGGACTGGCTTTTTATTGGGGAGAACAAATAACCAAATTTCCAAATAACCAAATTACCGATGTCTTCTTCATAGCCTATCTTTTTTTGCTTCTCATTTCTTTGCGTTCATCGAAGAAATAAGCCAACAGTCTGTAGACCCAGATGCCAACGATGGCGTACATAAAGTAAGTAAGGTAAATACTCATAACATAACATTTTCGGGTTAATCAATTTTTTGTCAAAACGATATTTTCAAAAAGGGTGCCAACTAGGGGTTCGTAACTTAATGGCAAAGATATATACAATAAATATCAAATAGTTATAAATCCATAACTAAATTTTTCACACTTTGTGAACATTTGGCAGTGACCATCTGTTGTAAAACTGATATCCAACGAGATACACTTTTTGTGGATTTTATCACACTGAAGTGGGATTTTAACCATTACCCTGAAAACCAATGCAATGAAAAAGTTAGCCTGGACGGCATTAATGGCGGGCATCCTGTTGGCCATCGCTGCTTACGTCACCGAAATCAATGAACTGCCTGGCGCAGTGGAATGGCGGACATGCGGATTTATTGGCTACATATTGATTATCAGCGCTATCGCGTGGTTGTTGCTGCGTCGCCTGTACGAATGGGGCAGGAAGGCCGAGACACCACAGCTGTAAAATAAAAGACGCCGGATAGATATCCGGCGTTTTGCGTTCTGTTATTTAATAAGGATTATGAAAAAACCCTGGTTTAGACAAACGAGGGGCATGCTGTGAAAAAAATGAGTGTCTTCATGCCAGGTAGGGCCATATGCCGGCCCTGATGGCTAGTCCGTTGATCCCCGCTTTACAGAGGAATGAGTTGGCGCCTGCCTCCAGGGCCGCCTGCCTGTCGCTTTTTTGAAACCGGTTAGACACCACTACGATCGGAATGTCCGTGTCTTCGCAACGGATAGTGGCGATCATCTCCAGCCCGCACATATAGGGCATTACAAGATTGGTCAGTATA
This sequence is a window from Chitinophaga varians. Protein-coding genes within it:
- a CDS encoding DUF5686 and carboxypeptidase regulatory-like domain-containing protein, encoding MMKYLPTLFLLLFTTYCEAAIVKGLVTDDKNNPLPFATVLIKGTTTGTTTNAAGQYQLEVPSGQHALVCQYIGYRKTEKVIQVDITPQVLNFTLSPVNLQIKEVVVKAGGEDPAYAIIRQAIKKRAFYQQQVQEYTCMSYIKGTIRMTGTPNKFLGKKIDKEDMGVDSAGKGMVFLSESVTKISSRMPDKLKLEVISDRKSGGGFGMSFPAFISFYDNNVSAVITQMGPRGYISPISQNALSYYKYRLEGEFLEDGRMVNKIKVIPKRKQEPLFAGYIFITDGDWRIHSTDLVLTSEYQLELMDTLRIRQTHVPVSGEVWRVKDQVLYMSVDKFGFGMVGNFVNVYSDYNLHPNFGPKYFDNTFLKYDSAFDKKEAVYWDSIRPVPLEEAESRDYHQKDSTARANRLAAMNGNTLDSLRKKQKPVKVMDVLWGGVNRKLYFRRDSAIASHMLYVNGLAKSLKYNTVEGLVLALEPRLQLNLGEERQLRISPYVRYGLSNTHLNAYTFLTYSANSRVRQRYGRNDWTLGGGKRVSQFNQDNPIDNIANEFYTLLLKENYMKLYENWFGQLRYSRTFQTNDRLTAGVRYESRIPVENTTDFTFFKNDKKQFTPNHPEELAQVPFERHQAFIVDLSFRYQPGQQFVELPDRKMPLGSKYPTFELAYSKGIPNVGNSVVDFDKWKLSVFDNMNFKLFGEFRYRVTAGGFLNDRNVQIPDFQHFNGNQTFYNTKYLNSFQLAPYYRYSTTAPFFMTANVEHHFNGLLTNKIPLLNRLKWNLVAGSNAFYVNDKNNYVEAFLGLENILKVLRVDVVAGYQSQDNTRIGVRVGMGGVFGNLIKLDQ
- a CDS encoding response regulator — its product is METCQHKRYKIFWVDDDPFFLNWITPQVTAFACFTIQTFDNARGALEQLKSTHPDIILTNLVMPYMCGLEMIATIRCEDTDIPIVVVSNRFQKSDRQAALEAGANSFLCKAGINGLAIRAGIWPYLA